GATCCAGATCAACCCCGCCCCGACGTCCTCGAACCGCAGGCTCAGCTCCTGGAACTGGAAGGCGAAGCTGAAGACCAGCTGCACCAGGACGGCGAAGAAGAAGGCCGCCGTGAGGCTCTCCCGGGTGCGCAACTCCAGCCGTAGATCCTTGCCGCAGACGAGAAACATCGCGGGAGCCGCCATGGCGCCTAGCGTCCTATCCGCGAGGCCACGGCCGCCTCGTAGATTCTCGGAAAGCTCGCGGCATCGATCCCCTCGCGGGGGGCGTCGAAGACCACGGAGCCGCGGGCCAGGATCGCCGCCCGCCGGCAGAGGCCGAGTCCGGTCGCGAAATCGTGCGACGAGAAGACCAGCGTCTTGCCCCGCCGCACCAGACCTTCGAGGATCCGGTGGAGAAGCTGCGCGGCTTGCGGATCGAGACCGGTGAACGGCTCGTCCAGAAGAATCAGGTCGGGATCGTGCACCAGCGCCCGGGCGATCGCCAGGCGCTGCTGCATGCCGCGCGAATAGTCGCCGCACAAGTCGCCCTCGCGCCCCGCGAGCCCGACTTGCTCCAGCAGGCGCCGGCAGGCCGCGGGCGGCTCGGGAACGCGGTACATCCGGGCGTAGAACAGGAGGTTCTCGAGAGCGGTGAGCCGATCGTAGAGCATCGTCTGATGGGCGAGCAGGCCGACGCGGCGCCGCAGGCTTCCCCGCGACCGCCGCGC
This genomic interval from Candidatus Polarisedimenticolia bacterium contains the following:
- the ccmA gene encoding heme ABC exporter ATP-binding protein CcmA, which translates into the protein MIPDPFLEARALGVSFGSRAALRSVAISIRRGESLALFGPNGAGKTTLLRVFATLLRPTTGLALFEGQDLAARRSRGSLRRRVGLLAHQTMLYDRLTALENLLFYARMYRVPEPPAACRRLLEQVGLAGREGDLCGDYSRGMQQRLAIARALVHDPDLILLDEPFTGLDPQAAQLLHRILEGLVRRGKTLVFSSHDFATGLGLCRRAAILARGSVVFDAPREGIDAASFPRIYEAAVASRIGR